The following proteins are encoded in a genomic region of Kosakonia oryzae:
- the yfaE gene encoding class I ribonucleotide reductase maintenance protein YfaE, with the protein MSRVTLRLSGTEVLCRDEHPSLLVALESQQVEVEYQCRAGYCGSCRCRLVAGQVDWIAEPLAFVNEGEILPCCCRAKGDIEIEM; encoded by the coding sequence ATGAGCCGCGTAACGCTGCGCCTTTCCGGCACCGAGGTGCTGTGCCGGGATGAGCACCCTTCCCTGCTGGTGGCGCTTGAGTCACAGCAGGTGGAAGTTGAGTACCAGTGTCGCGCAGGCTACTGCGGTTCCTGCCGCTGCCGTCTGGTCGCAGGCCAGGTTGACTGGATTGCCGAGCCGCTGGCCTTCGTTAACGAAGGGGAAATTTTGCCCTGCTGCTGCCGGGCGAAAGGCGATATTGAGATTGAGATGTAA